ACGGTGGCGGTACTATTGAGAAATACCGATTAAAAATGAACATTCCCAAAGTATTAATTTTCACCCGACTCTGTTTTGCTCCGATTATTTTAATACTGACCTATTACTATGGGGAGTCAGCGGCTAACTATATTTTAGCCCTAATGTATATTGGTTTATTCACCGATATTTTTGATGGTATCATTGCAAGAAAACAAAATATTTCCAACGAGCAACTAAGACGATTAGACAGTCAAATTGATATGCTGTTTTGGCTATCCATTGGCATTTCGACGTGGTTTTTAAGAAATGATCTTTTACGGGAAAACTTAATCGGTCTTTGGACAATAATGGGTATGGAAATGCTATGCTATGTCGTTAGTTTTATCAAATTTAAAAAAGAAACCTGTACCCATGCCATTTTATCAAAACTATGGGGCATTACTTTATTGATAGCCTTTACGGCTTTACTGGGATTTCATCAAGCTGGGTTTTATTTCTATCTGTGTGTGGTGGTGGGTTTCCTAGCGCATTTAGATGTAATTTTAATCATTCTTTTTTTACCCAAATGGACACATGATGTCCCTAGTTCCTACCATGCCTTGAAAATCAGACAAGGAAAAGAAATTAAAAGAAACAAACTGTTTAACGGATAATAACAGCGGTTTCGCTTAATAGCTCCACCCTATTCTCTCAGCCGGAAAAGCTAAGCCGAGATTAGGTTAACTAAAAAGATAGAGTAACCTTGCGTATATTTACAAGTTGGCAGTAATTTTAAACAACGCTTAGTTTAATGATAGACAAAACAGACATCCTGAAATTAGTTGTTCAAAATAAAAAGAGCAATTTAAAAAATCACTGGAAAGATTCACAATCTTACAACACCACTAAATATAGTGGAGAAATAAAACCACACGAAATTCTGCTTTGGAGATCTTCTCATTTTTTAAGAGGAGCATATCCTATTTTTTATTTATCATTTGACCAAAGTGACAAATTAATCGGAATAAAAATTGGAAAAAATCCATATCATAAATTCCTTGACAAAATACTAATGGTATTTTTCTTTGGTATTCTTTTAATGGCAATGATTCTTGCCAAATTTAAAAACCCTTTTATCGTAATTATACCAATTGCAGTAATTGGTATTTTGGTATTTACACTACAATCAATAATTAGAAAATCTGAAACAAAATATCTCATCGATGAGTTAAAAGAGACTATAAAAAGCATAGAAAATTTGAAGAATCCTCAAATGGCAAAAAATGAACAAATAAAAAGCGAAGAAATTAAGGAATGGTCTTTCTCAAAAATAATAACTCGCTTAATAGCTTATCCGTTTTGTTTATTAGTCATTTGGTTTTGTATTACTGGTTTAATTCCAGAAGGTAAAATAACACAAGGAATATTCGGCATAATCGTAGCCCTAGTTTATCCAATTTCAGATATTCTAATAATATTGCGAAAAGAATAAAAAAACAGCAGCTAACAGCGGTTACCCGCAATAGCTCGTTTGCCTTTCTTGGAAAATACTCTGAACTTTAGAATTTTTTATAATATTTTGTTTAAATTGCCGCTATAGACGCCAAGCGGCTAAACGTTATATGCCTTATTTCCACACGAAATGATGAAAAAAGAACTTTGGAAAAGACAACTTGAAAATTATGATGAACTCATTAATAAGTATCATTGGAAGCAAGAACCAATGCTCGCTTTAATAAATGAATTACAAGCGAATGGAATAAGTGAAAAGTTCTTTCCTAGCAATTCGCATGAAGCTTTAGGCTTGTCACGTTTTAAAGAATATCCACTAAGAACGGAATATAATATGGTTTTCATTGTTTACAGCCAAAAGAACTCAAAATTTGAAATAGAATATTTTAGAAAAGAAAAAATTTTAATAAAAACCGTAACGGAAAAAGTTACCGAAAAAGATATTCGAAAAATTGAATATTGGCTTCAAATGATATAAAAAATACGTCATATAACAGCAGTTCCTCACCATAGCACCACCCTATTTTCCTTAAACGAAAAATCGAAAGTAAATTTACATATCTTTACAACTAACCGCTTACCTTCCCGCCACTACGCGAAGCCGCAACACGTTATATACCATTAGTAAAAAACATGAAAACATTATTTGTATTAGTATTGATTCTACTGAGCTTTTTTAGCCATGGACAAACTAAAATTATATATGAAAAGAATTCAATTCTTAAGAAAAATGCGAAACTGGAAAAAGCAGGAGCTTATGCTTCAGACAAATCAATAGTTGTTTTTACCAATGGGTATTGGGGTGATACAGTAAGTATACTAATTGAAAAGAAAGTTATTAGTAAAGGCGTTATTACTATCCCTGAAATTGGTTTTGCCACTCTACAAGTTGTACCAAACGATTCTGATGTTAAAATTAGTTTTGGAGATGGAAGCAATCTGGAAATCATTCTGAGCAAGATGGATTTGAAAAAATTTAAATATGCCTATGTATCCAAAGAAAACACAAATGAGAATAAAAGAATTCAAGTCATTTATTCAAATGAAACCAAATATTCATTCTAAAGACACACAACAGCAACTTCACACCATAACATCACCCTATTTCCCTTGTCCGGTAAGACTAAATCGAAAATGGGATTAGTAATTTAAGGAGCTTAAAAAGATGGACTAACCTTGCGTATAGTTATTGGTTGTGCAAAACTTTACTTGAACAAAACCAAAATGGAAATTAGAAAAAAAATATTTGCTTTAGCTGTGTTGTCTATATTTTATTCTTGCTCAACTAGCAAAATATCTGACAGTGAAGTAGTGAAATGCAATGGTATTTATGAAGCAAATAATGTTGGAAATGAAGCAGAAAATGCAAAACATTATAATTTTATATCACTTCTCAACAGAAAACTAATAAAAGACACTTTATGGGAAAAACCAATATTTTACTATAAATTTAAAATTGAAGTAACAGACAAAAAACATATTGAAATAACAATAATAAATGAACTAGACAAAATTGTTGCGAAGAGAAGATATAATTTTAGAAAAAAAGAAGAGCATATAATCTTGAAAAATAAAAATACTCAAACATCATTTATCCCTTATTTAGCCGGTGCGCTTGACATTAGGAAATTAAGAATAAAATCGAATGAAAATAAAAGTCTAAATGTAGAGATAACCGAACATCGATCCGGAGGTGTTTTTATGATTCCAATGGGTTGGTCAAACACTAAAAAAACAGAAAAGTATAAACGAGTGGAATAAAAGCAATAGCGCCCCTTATTGCTCACCAACGAAAAATCAAACGCAAATTTATATATCTTTACTACTAACCTTCCCGATACTACGCAAAGACGCGGAACGTTACAGCTAATTTTAAAACCGATAAACATGAAAAATTCTCTTTTAACAATTTTTCTCTTTCTATGCTGTGGCATGGCATTCTGCCAAAACACCGCTGATGAAAAAATTATAGGAATCTGGAAAGTGAAAAGAGTGATTCACGCATCTGACAATGCAAATTTTAAAGATGTCGTAAATGGGTTTGCTGTAGCAACATTCATTTTTGAAAAAGATCATACATTTAAAATAACTACAAATAAAAATTCGAAATTATTCAAAATGATTACCGATATGGCTAACGGCAAACAATGGATTAAGTTAAATGATTCTGAAATTGCTGTTGGTTCTAAGAAAGATGGATATAGTATTATGAGTATAATTTGTAAATCTGAAAATGTTTTTGTCTTTCCCGAAACAGATCTTGAACTAGAAGTAGAAAAGCAACAATAAAACTGTCTATAACAACGGTTTCGTGCCATAGCACCACCCTATTCCCTTATGACGGAAAAGGTTAAGTTGAAAATTGGATTAGTATTTTGGGTTACGTAAAAGATGGGGAAACTAGTGTCTATTTATGATTAGCAGCAAAATCTATAATACACAAATTAAAAAAATTACAATCAAAATGGATTTTATAGTAATGCTTATATCAGTATTTTTATTAGTACTACCATCCCTTTTTCAACTTAT
Above is a genomic segment from Flavobacterium phycosphaerae containing:
- a CDS encoding CDP-alcohol phosphatidyltransferase family protein, encoding MNIPKVLIFTRLCFAPIILILTYYYGESAANYILALMYIGLFTDIFDGIIARKQNISNEQLRRLDSQIDMLFWLSIGISTWFLRNDLLRENLIGLWTIMGMEMLCYVVSFIKFKKETCTHAILSKLWGITLLIAFTALLGFHQAGFYFYLCVVVGFLAHLDVILIILFLPKWTHDVPSSYHALKIRQGKEIKRNKLFNG